The following coding sequences are from one Rutidosis leptorrhynchoides isolate AG116_Rl617_1_P2 chromosome 11, CSIRO_AGI_Rlap_v1, whole genome shotgun sequence window:
- the LOC139876887 gene encoding probable glycosyltransferase At5g03795 isoform X1, with amino-acid sequence MMSFKRFVLRLTQSYVYEIPAKLSTKVDQQLLEAKSKIENAVIIDNDAGLYAPIYRNISKFTRSYEIMEKMLKVYIYKDGEKPIFHDWILEGIYASEGWFLNQMEENKQFVTNDPNEAHLFYIPFSSRLLQLTLYVPHSHSRDNLIQFMKNHTEMLITKYPFWNRTDGSDHFLAGCHDWAIAETRGRLLNTIRALCNADIQAGFSIGKDVSLPTTYVRSAKNPLNDIGGEPPSKRPILAFFAGYMHGYVRPVLLNYWGNDTDMRIFGRMPHVKGNKNYINHMKTSKFCICARGFAVHSPRVVESLFYNCVPVIISDNYVPPFFEVLNWEAFAVFIPEKDISSLKNVLLSISDDKYFEMYERVKKLREHFFWHLEPVKYDLFHMILHSVWYNRVLSI; translated from the exons ATGATGAGCTTCAAAAGATTCGTTCTTCGCCTAACTCAGTCGTATGTATATGAGATT CCGGCTAAATTGTCAACGAAAGTGGATCAACaacttcttgaagcaaaatcaaaaattgaaaatgctgTCATCATAGACAATGATGCAGGGCTTTACGCTCCAATCTATCGGAATATTTCTAAGTTTACAAG GAGTTATGAAATAATGGAAAAGATGCTCAAAGTATACATTTACAAAGATGGAGAAAAGCCGATTTTTCATGATTGGATACTCGAAGGAATATACGCTAGCGAGGGGTGGTTCTTGAACCAAATGGAAGAAAACAAACAGTTTGTCACGAATGATCCAAACGAAGCTCATCTGTTTTACATACCATTTAGTTCACGGTTACTTCAGTTAACGCTATATGTTCCTCATTCGCACAGTCGTGATAATTTGATTCAGTTCATGAAGAATCACACTGAAATGCTTATAACTAAATATCCATTCTGGAACAGAACTGATGGTTCAGACCATTTCCTAGCTGGTTGTCATGATTGG GCGATAGCCGAAACAAGGGGACGTTTGCTGAATACCATCAGAGCTCTTTGTAATGCCGATATTCAAGCAGGTTTCAGTATAGGCAAAGACGTTTCCCTTCCAACAACATACGTACGATCTGCAAAAAATCCTCTAAACGACATAGGAGGCGAGCCACCTTCTAAAAGACCAATCTTAGCCTTTTTTGCAGGTTACATGCACGGTTATGTGCGTCCTGTTTTATTAAACTATTGGGGCAATGATACCGATATGAGAATATTCGGCCGTATGCCTCATGTTAAAGGTAACAAAAACTATATCAACCATATGAAAACAAGCAAGTTTTGCATTTGTGCTAGAGGTTTTGCAGTGCATAGTCCAAGAGTTGTGGAATCGTTGTTTTATAATTGCGTCCCTGTTATTATATCGGATAATTACGTGCCTCCGTTTTTTGAGGTTTTGAATTGGGAAGCTTTTGCTGTTTTTATACCGGAGAAGGATATTTCGAGTTTAAAGAATGTACTGCTTTCGATAAGTGACGATAAGTATTTTGAGATGTATGAAAGAGTGAAGAAATTAAGAGAACACTTTTTTTGGCATTTGGAGCCTGTTAAGTATGATTTGTTTCATATGATTCTTCATTCTGTATGGTACAATAGAGTTTTAAGTATATGA
- the LOC139876887 gene encoding probable glycosyltransferase At5g03795 isoform X2 yields MPAKLSTKVDQQLLEAKSKIENAVIIDNDAGLYAPIYRNISKFTRSYEIMEKMLKVYIYKDGEKPIFHDWILEGIYASEGWFLNQMEENKQFVTNDPNEAHLFYIPFSSRLLQLTLYVPHSHSRDNLIQFMKNHTEMLITKYPFWNRTDGSDHFLAGCHDWAIAETRGRLLNTIRALCNADIQAGFSIGKDVSLPTTYVRSAKNPLNDIGGEPPSKRPILAFFAGYMHGYVRPVLLNYWGNDTDMRIFGRMPHVKGNKNYINHMKTSKFCICARGFAVHSPRVVESLFYNCVPVIISDNYVPPFFEVLNWEAFAVFIPEKDISSLKNVLLSISDDKYFEMYERVKKLREHFFWHLEPVKYDLFHMILHSVWYNRVLSI; encoded by the exons ATG CCGGCTAAATTGTCAACGAAAGTGGATCAACaacttcttgaagcaaaatcaaaaattgaaaatgctgTCATCATAGACAATGATGCAGGGCTTTACGCTCCAATCTATCGGAATATTTCTAAGTTTACAAG GAGTTATGAAATAATGGAAAAGATGCTCAAAGTATACATTTACAAAGATGGAGAAAAGCCGATTTTTCATGATTGGATACTCGAAGGAATATACGCTAGCGAGGGGTGGTTCTTGAACCAAATGGAAGAAAACAAACAGTTTGTCACGAATGATCCAAACGAAGCTCATCTGTTTTACATACCATTTAGTTCACGGTTACTTCAGTTAACGCTATATGTTCCTCATTCGCACAGTCGTGATAATTTGATTCAGTTCATGAAGAATCACACTGAAATGCTTATAACTAAATATCCATTCTGGAACAGAACTGATGGTTCAGACCATTTCCTAGCTGGTTGTCATGATTGG GCGATAGCCGAAACAAGGGGACGTTTGCTGAATACCATCAGAGCTCTTTGTAATGCCGATATTCAAGCAGGTTTCAGTATAGGCAAAGACGTTTCCCTTCCAACAACATACGTACGATCTGCAAAAAATCCTCTAAACGACATAGGAGGCGAGCCACCTTCTAAAAGACCAATCTTAGCCTTTTTTGCAGGTTACATGCACGGTTATGTGCGTCCTGTTTTATTAAACTATTGGGGCAATGATACCGATATGAGAATATTCGGCCGTATGCCTCATGTTAAAGGTAACAAAAACTATATCAACCATATGAAAACAAGCAAGTTTTGCATTTGTGCTAGAGGTTTTGCAGTGCATAGTCCAAGAGTTGTGGAATCGTTGTTTTATAATTGCGTCCCTGTTATTATATCGGATAATTACGTGCCTCCGTTTTTTGAGGTTTTGAATTGGGAAGCTTTTGCTGTTTTTATACCGGAGAAGGATATTTCGAGTTTAAAGAATGTACTGCTTTCGATAAGTGACGATAAGTATTTTGAGATGTATGAAAGAGTGAAGAAATTAAGAGAACACTTTTTTTGGCATTTGGAGCCTGTTAAGTATGATTTGTTTCATATGATTCTTCATTCTGTATGGTACAATAGAGTTTTAAGTATATGA
- the LOC139876888 gene encoding uncharacterized protein: protein MEQFHEILRILGQFTQHNLKMDESISVSSIIDKLPPSWQTFKHMLKHKKEELSLTELGGTLRIEESIRDQEGGKTKEKDVASSSVNMIEDGKRGNKNNKKFNGKKRKFQGNNDGSNKKDKKSLSCWICGKPGHFKKECRVGKNKDGASGSGSGNGSKDQVPNQG from the exons ATGGAACAGTTCCACGAAATTCTTCGAATTTTGGGACAGTTTACACAACACAATCTGAAAATGGATGAATCCATTTCAGTGTCTTCAATTATAGACAAATTGCCACCATCATGGCAGACTTTCAAACACATGTTGAAACATAAGAAAGAAGAATTGTCCTTGACTGAATTGGGAGGCACCCTACGTATTGAGGAATCAATACGGGATCAAGAGGGTGGTAAGACTAAAGAAAAGGACGTTGCATCATCCTCTGTAAACATGATTGAGGATGGTAAACGTgggaacaaaaacaacaaaaagttcAATGGAAAGAAACGTAAGTTTCAAGGGAACAACGATGGTTCCAACAAGAAGGATAAGAAATCTCTATCTTGTTGGATTTGTGGCAAACCTGGTCACTTTAAGAAAGAATGTCGTGTTGGAAAGAACAAGGATGGAGCAAGCGGTTCGGGTTCAGGAAACGGGTCTAAGGACCAAGTTCCTAACCAAG GATGA